The sequence CCCCGCGGGCCGAGATCACCCCGACGGTCAGGCTGCCGGACTCGGTCTTCGGGAACACCCAGCCGTAACTGCCGGGCAGCGGACCCCAGTCGAGGTGGATCCGGCCCGCCCAGGCGGCGGCCACCTCCGCCGGGACGGGGATCTCCGCCTCCAGACCGAGGTCGATCTGGTCGAAGGAGACACCCACGTGCCGGCCGATCCGGCTCGCGCTGCCGTCCGCGCCGACCACCGCACGGGCCTCGAAGCTGCGCCCGTCCGCGGCCGTGACCAGCGCCGTACGGTGCTCGCCGCCGCGCTGCTCGACCCCGGTGACGGTCACTCCGGTGACCAGCACCGCACCGGCCTGCTTGGCCGCCTGCACCAGACGCAGGTCGAACTCGTCCCGGTTGACCAGGCCGAACAGCATCCGCTTGGAACGCCGGGTCCGGGTGAACCGGCCGCCATACGCGAAGGTGACGGCGTGCACCCGGTCCTGGAGCGGCAGCCGGAAGTCCGGCGGCAGGCTGTCCCGGGACGGGCCGATGATGCCGCCGCCGCAGGTCTTGTACCGGGGATGCTCGACCTTGTCGAGCAGCAGCACCCGCCGGCCCTGGGCGGCGGCGGCGTGCGCGGCGGACGAGCCGGCCGGTCCGGCACCGACCACGACGACGTCCCAGACGCCGTCCAGCGGGTCCAGCGGGTCCGGCCCGGCGGCCTCGGCGTCGAGCGGGCTACGAGAATCGGGGCTTCCGGAGTCAGTCACAGGCAGCAATCCTATGCGGCCGCCCCCGCCGACGTCGGCCGCACCGCACCGAACGCGCGAACGAATCACGGCCGTACCGGCCCGCACCGGCCGCGCGGACGGTCCCGGGCGCCCGTGCCGGGCACCGCTCCCCCCGGGGCCGTCCGTTCGTGTCCGCCTATGATCGGCGTCATCCCCCGTCAACGCCGTTCGCCCGAAGCACCCCCCGGACGGACCACCCCTACCCGGAGCACACCCAATGCCGCAGCAGCCCCTGGCCGACGCCGTCCGGTCCCTGATGGACCGCGCCCGCACCGATCTCGCCGAACTGGTCGCCTTCCGCTCGGTCGCCGATCCGCGTCAGTTCCCGGTCGAGGAGTGCGAGAAGGCCGCCCGCTGGGTCGCCGACGCCTTCGCCGCCGAAGGCCTGACCGGTGTCCGACTGCTCGACACCCCGGACGGCACCCAGTCCGTCTACGCCGAGCTGCCCGGCCCGGCCGGCGCCCCGACCGTCCTGCTCTACTCGCACTACGACGTCCAGCCGCCGCTGGCCGAGGACGAGTGGCTGAGCCCGGCCTTCGAGCTGACCGAGCGCGACGGCCGCTGGTTCGGGCGCGGCGCCGCCGACTGCAAGGGCAACATCCTGATGCACCTGACGGCCCTTCGGGCGCTGCGTCGGACGGACGGCGGCTACCCGGTCGGGCTGAAGATCATCGTCGAGGGCTCGGAGGAGCAGGGCACCGGCGGCCTGGAGCGGTACGCCGAGGCCCACCCCGAGCTGCTCGCCGCCGACGCCATCGTGATCGGCGACACCGGCAACTTCGCGGCCGGCCTGCCCACCGTCACCGCCTCGCTGCGCGGCATGACCGTGGTCGACGTGTCGGTGCGCACCCTCGCGGGCAACCTGCACTCCGGCGCGTTCGGCGGCGCCGCACCGGACGCCCTCCAGGCCCTGGTCAAGGTGCTCGCCTCGCTGCACGACGAGCACGGCGACGTCGCCGTGGCCGGCCTGACCACCGATCAGACCTGGACCGGCGTGCAGTACCCGGACGAGCAGTTCCGCGCCGACGCCAAGGTGCTGGACGGGGTCGCGCTCACCGGCACCGGCACCGTCGCCGACCGGCTGTGGGCCCGCCCCTCGGTCACCGTCCTCGGCATCGACGCCCCGCCGGTGGTCGGCGCCACCTCCTCCGTGCAGTCCTTCGCCAAGGCCTCGGTCAGCCTGCGCGTCCCCCCGGGCACCGACACCGGCGCCGCCCAGGAGGCGCTGGTCGCCCACCTGGAGGCCCAGGTGCCGTTCGGCGCGAAGGTCACCGTCGAGCGCCAGGGCAACGGTTCCCCGTTCCTCGCCGACACCTCCGGTCCGGCCTACGAGGCGATGGGCGAGGCGATGGCCGAGGCCTTCGGCACCCCGATGGTCGCCTCCGGCGAGGGCGGCTCGATCCCGCTCTGCAACACGCTGCGCACGCTCTACCCGGAGGCCGAGATCGTGCTGATCGGCGTCGAGGAGCCGACCACCCAGATCCACGCGGTCAACGAGAGCGTCGACCCGCTGGAGCTGGAGCGGATGGCCCTCGCCGAGGCGCTCTTCCTGCGCCGCTACGCCGAGCCGCGTTCGGTCTGACCCCGCTCCGGCCGGACTCCGCCGGTCCCAGGGTTCGCGGGCCGCGCCGTCCACCACGACGGCGCGGCCCGCGTCACGTCCGCATCGCGCGCCACGGGCCGGCGTCCCGCACCAATGGCCGGAGCCACGCCCGACGGGCCGTCTCCGCACGCCTGCTGCGCGCTGCCGCACGCCCGCGCGTCCCGGGGTCGCCGCGCCCCGCTCACACTCCCCGCACCACCCCGTTCCTCCCGTGCGCCGTCGGCTACCACCTCCGCGCCGCCCCTACCCCGGCCGCCCCGGCCGTCCGGTCCGCACCACCGCGGACCCCCGTCACCGCGGCCCGGGCCAGCGCCCACCCGACCGCGCCGACCGCGAGCCCGGCCCCCGCCCCGAAACACAGCTCCCCCACCAGCCCGCGCCGCAGCGGAACGAGCCGGTGCACCACCCCCGCCGCGGTGGCCGCGCCCAGTACCACCGCGCCCGCCCGCCGGGCCCGGCCGGACAGCTCGACGGCCGGCCGGACCGGCTCCACCGAGCGGGCCGCCCGCACCGCGTATCCCGCCACGGCCGCCAGCGCGGGCGCCGAGGTGCCGTACTGCAGCACCTCGCACAGCGGCGGCCCGCCCGCGACCGGCCGCCCCAGCACCGGGAACAGCCGGACCCCGGCCCGGTCGTGGTGGGTGAAGGCGTCCCAGCCGACGTGGCTCGCCGCGCCGACCGCCGCCGAGGCCGCGAACCAGGCGAGGTCCGCCCCGGTCGGCCGCCCCCGACCGACCCGGCGGACCGTCAGCGCCTCGGCCGCGCCGGACCACGGTGGCGGCAGCAGCGCGACCAGCGGCCCGCGCACCAGCCCGTGCCAGCCCGCCACCAGCCCGGCCGCGAGCGCCACGTCCACCGTCGGCACCCCCCACCAACGGTGGGTCACCCCGCCGTACCGGTACACCCCGGGCAGCAGCGACTCGGCGAAGAACGGCACGTCCGGCGCCATCGAACCGGCGACCAGCGCGGACGCGACCAGCGGCCCGCGCTCCCCCGCCAGGCGCAGCAGGGGCAGGACGGCGGCCGGGTGACTCAGGGTGAACGGCATGGCCCCATCCTGCCGCTCCCGGTCACGGCCGCCGCACCCGCCCCGCACGGCTCGCCCGGGCCCCACCGCCACCGCCGCCGCGCCCACGGGGACCACGGATCGAACGCCGGAGCGGCCGGCCCGGCCGAGGACGCCGGACCGACCGCTCCACCGACCCGGCACCCCGGGCCGCCCCGGTGCCCGGGCCCGAGCCCCGGACCGCTCAGGCCGCGTCCGCCGTCGACGCCAGCCCCACCCCCGCCCGCCGCCCGGCCTCCAGGTAGCGCAGCTCACCGCAGCGGCGGGCGTCCAGCGCCGCGGCGAGCCGCCGGTACCGCCCGGGCGGCAGCAGTCCGGAGGCCTCCTCCAGGCTGACGAAGCGCCAGCTGCGCAGCTCGTCCTGCTGGAGCAGCAGCCCCTGCCGGGCGTTCGCGTCCAGCAGGCCGCCGTCGTAGACCAGGCGCAGCCCGCCCCGGCGCGGACCGGTGCGCGGCTCCCAGTCGACGGCGAGCAGTCGCAGCGCGGCCGGGTCCAGCCGGACGCCGAGTTCCTCGGCGGTCTCCCGCAGCGCGGCGTCGGTCGGCGCCTCACCGCGTTCGACAACCCCGCCGGGGAACTCCCAGTCCGGCTTGTAGACCGGGTCGACGAGCAGCACCCGGTCCTGCTCGTCGAAGAACAGGACGGCGGCGGCCACGGTGTCCCCGGTGGGATCGGGGCTCTGGACGATCGGGCAGCGGGCCGACCCGTCGCCCACCAGCTGCGCGAGCCTGGTGGCGGTCTCGCGCGGGGTGAGTCCGGAGGTGTCGACGAGCCGGGCGTCCCGGCGCAGCCAGCGGCGGGCGGCGAGGTAGCGGGGCACGTGCTCCAGGCACCACTGCCGGATCCGTTCGCTGCGTTCGGGGTCCTCGGGCACCTCCTCCCGCTGGGCAATGCGCGCACGCAGGATCGTTTCTTCAGGATCCAGGACGAGGTGGTGCACCGCGATGCCGTTGGAGGCCAGTGAGCCGAAGATCTCGTCCCGGTAGTCCTCCCGCAGCAGCGTCATCGGGACCACCAGCGGCCCGGGCACCTCGCCGAGCAGCGCCGCCGCCGTCTCGGGGACGAGCCGTCGCCAGGCCGGCAGGTCCTGGAAGTCCGACACCGCCGCCATCCGGTCGGCCGGCAGCATCGCCCGCAGGCCGAAGCCGACCAGCTCGGGATCGAACAGCATGCTGCCGGGCAGCTGCTCCACCAACTCGCGGCAGGCGCTCGTCTTGCCCGCCCCGAACGTGCCATTGACCCAGACGATCACTAACGTCCCCTGTTTCTCGACCTCCCCCGGTGCCGTTCGCACCGGGCGGCGCCCCCGTCAGCCGAACCAGCGCCACCCGAGGTGGTACCCGCGCCGTGCCGTTCCCCATACCTCCACGTCGGCCCGGCTCATGGCGGTTCCCGGTTCCGTTTGACAGCGGCATGTGCCCAGGTCAGAGGCCCTACCACAGGACCGGTACAACCCTCGCCGCGCCGGAGCGCGCACCCCTGGACACCGGAGTCCGACACCATGGCGCACGCCCCCTCCGCACCTCGTACGCCCCACCGTCCGTATACCCCGCGGCCCGTACACCCACCGTCCGTGCACCCCGTCGTCCGTACGCCCCACCGTCCGTACGCCGCACCGTCCGTGCATCCAGCCGCGCCCGGGGCCGCCGGGCCGGGCCCGTGCTTGCCCATCGGCGCCCGAGCGCATAGAGAGGAACGATGACCGCACCCAGCACGCCCGGCCGCGTCGTGGCCATCGGCTCCGTGAACATCGACCGCATCCTGCGCTGCCCCGTCCTCCCGGCCCCCGGGGAGACCGTCCTCGCGGCCGGCTCCGCCCAGGGCTTCGGTGGCAAGGGCGCCAACCAGGCCGTGGCGGCGGCCGCCATGGGCGCGCCGACCTGGCTGGTGGCCCGGGTCGGCTCCGACGCCGAGGGCCGGGCCGCACTGGCCGACCTGCGGGCGGCCGGAGTGGCGACCGACGCCGTGCGCACCGACCCGGACGCGCCCACCGGACTGGCCGTCGTGCTGGTCGACCCGGCCGGGGAGAACAGCATCGTGGTCGTCCCCGGCGCCAATGCCGGACTCACCGGGACCGAGGTCGCCCAGGCCCTCGCCGGCCTCGCGCTGACCTCCGCCGACACCGTCCTGACCAGTGGCGAGGTGCCGGAGGAGTGCATCCGCGCGACG comes from Streptomyces sp. TLI_053 and encodes:
- a CDS encoding geranylgeranyl reductase family protein codes for the protein MDPLDGVWDVVVVGAGPAGSSAAHAAAAQGRRVLLLDKVEHPRYKTCGGGIIGPSRDSLPPDFRLPLQDRVHAVTFAYGGRFTRTRRSKRMLFGLVNRDEFDLRLVQAAKQAGAVLVTGVTVTGVEQRGGEHRTALVTAADGRSFEARAVVGADGSASRIGRHVGVSFDQIDLGLEAEIPVPAEVAAAWAGRIHLDWGPLPGSYGWVFPKTESGSLTVGVISARGDGERTKQYLADYIRQLGLAGFRPSVESGHLTRCRAEDSPLSRGRVLVAGDAAGLLEPWTREGISYALRSGRLAGEWAVKVAEAGTAAEVRREALNYAFAIKAGLGVEMRAGKQMLTAFERRPYLFHAAVCLVDPAWRAFARTTQGHTTFAQVIRQYRSARRLAALASR
- a CDS encoding dipeptidase, translated to MPQQPLADAVRSLMDRARTDLAELVAFRSVADPRQFPVEECEKAARWVADAFAAEGLTGVRLLDTPDGTQSVYAELPGPAGAPTVLLYSHYDVQPPLAEDEWLSPAFELTERDGRWFGRGAADCKGNILMHLTALRALRRTDGGYPVGLKIIVEGSEEQGTGGLERYAEAHPELLAADAIVIGDTGNFAAGLPTVTASLRGMTVVDVSVRTLAGNLHSGAFGGAAPDALQALVKVLASLHDEHGDVAVAGLTTDQTWTGVQYPDEQFRADAKVLDGVALTGTGTVADRLWARPSVTVLGIDAPPVVGATSSVQSFAKASVSLRVPPGTDTGAAQEALVAHLEAQVPFGAKVTVERQGNGSPFLADTSGPAYEAMGEAMAEAFGTPMVASGEGGSIPLCNTLRTLYPEAEIVLIGVEEPTTQIHAVNESVDPLELERMALAEALFLRRYAEPRSV
- a CDS encoding DUF4184 family protein, translated to MPFTLSHPAAVLPLLRLAGERGPLVASALVAGSMAPDVPFFAESLLPGVYRYGGVTHRWWGVPTVDVALAAGLVAGWHGLVRGPLVALLPPPWSGAAEALTVRRVGRGRPTGADLAWFAASAAVGAASHVGWDAFTHHDRAGVRLFPVLGRPVAGGPPLCEVLQYGTSAPALAAVAGYAVRAARSVEPVRPAVELSGRARRAGAVVLGAATAAGVVHRLVPLRRGLVGELCFGAGAGLAVGAVGWALARAAVTGVRGGADRTAGAAGVGAARRW
- a CDS encoding NUDIX hydrolase gives rise to the protein MIVWVNGTFGAGKTSACRELVEQLPGSMLFDPELVGFGLRAMLPADRMAAVSDFQDLPAWRRLVPETAAALLGEVPGPLVVPMTLLREDYRDEIFGSLASNGIAVHHLVLDPEETILRARIAQREEVPEDPERSERIRQWCLEHVPRYLAARRWLRRDARLVDTSGLTPRETATRLAQLVGDGSARCPIVQSPDPTGDTVAAAVLFFDEQDRVLLVDPVYKPDWEFPGGVVERGEAPTDAALRETAEELGVRLDPAALRLLAVDWEPRTGPRRGGLRLVYDGGLLDANARQGLLLQQDELRSWRFVSLEEASGLLPPGRYRRLAAALDARRCGELRYLEAGRRAGVGLASTADAA